One stretch of Nicotiana tabacum cultivar K326 chromosome 18, ASM71507v2, whole genome shotgun sequence DNA includes these proteins:
- the LOC107778190 gene encoding branched-chain-amino-acid aminotransferase 2, chloroplastic isoform X1 has product MIQRAACFRRLFKSSALPSKVEFRYYTAQAATSLRPSVYSDDEIADVDWDNLGFGLMPTDYMYVTKSTEDGHFERGQLNRYENIQLSPSAGVLNYGQGLFEGTKAYKRDNGRLFLFRPHLNAIRIQIGAERMCMPCPSTDQFVDAVKQIALANKRWVPPPGKGSLYIRPLLFGSGPVLGLAPAPEYTFLVYASPVGNYFKEGTAPLKLIVEEDFHRASRGGAGGVKSITNYAPVLQAIRNARGRGFSDVLYLDSVNKRYIEEVSSCNIFLVKGKVISTPVAFGTILEGVTRKSIMDIATDLGYQVEERLIEADELISADEVFCTGTAVGVAPVGSITYKGKRIEYKISSELTCKQLYSRLVGIQIGLIEDKRDWIVEIE; this is encoded by the exons ATGATTCAAAGGGCTGCATGCTTTCGCAGATTGTTTAAATCTTCAGCTTTGCCTTCAAAG GTTGAATTTAGATACTACACGGCTCAGGCGGCAACTTCTTTACGACCTTCTGTTTACAG TGATGATGAGATTGCTGATGTCGATTGGGACAATCTTGGATTCGGCTTAATGCCAACTGATTATATGTATGTGACAAAAAGCACTGAAGATGGGCATTTCGAACGAGGCCAACTTAATCGCTATGAGAATATCCAATTGAGCCCCTCTGCTGGTGTCTTAAATTATGGACAA GGGCTGTTTGAAGGAACAAAAGCCTATAAAAGAGATAATGGACGCCTGTTTCTATTCCGTCCTCATCTGAATGCAATCAGAATACAGATTGGAGCTGAAAGAATGTGTATGCCCTGTCCTTCCACGGATCAATTTGTGGACGCTGTGAAACAAATTGCTCTAGCTAACAAGCGATGG GTTCCTCCTCCTGGAAAAGGATCTCTATATATTAGGCCTCTGCTTTTTGGAAGTGGACCTGTACTCGGATTGGCTCCAGCACCTGAGTACACTTTCCTTGTTTATGCTTCCCCTGTGGGAAACTATTTCAAG GAAGGAACAGCACCATTGAAGTTGATTGTCGAGGAAGATTTTCATCGTGCCTCACGTGGTGGAGCTGGTGGAGTCAAAAGCATTACTAACTATGCCCCT GTTTTACAAGCCATAAGGAATGCAAGGGGGAGAGGATTTTCTGATGTATTGTACCTTGATTCTGTAAATAAGAGATACATTGAAGAGGTCTCTTCCTGTAACATTTTCCTTGTGAAG GGAAAAGTGATTTCAACCCCAGTAGCATTTGGAACCATTCTTGAAGGAGTGACAAGAAAAAGCATCATGGACATTGCAACTGATCTTGGATACCAG GTTGAAGAACGTTTAATCGAAGCTGATGAATTGATTAGTGCCGATGAAGTCTTCTGCACAGGCACTGCAGTTGGTGTTGCTCCCGTAGGTAGTATTACTTATAAAGGCAAAAG GATTGAGTATAAAATAAGCTCGGAGTTAACATGTAAGCAACTTTATTCGAGACTCGTAGGGATACAAATAGGCCTAATCGAGGACAAGAGGGATTGGATTGTTGAAATCGAatga
- the LOC107778190 gene encoding branched-chain-amino-acid aminotransferase 2, chloroplastic isoform X2: MPTDYMYVTKSTEDGHFERGQLNRYENIQLSPSAGVLNYGQGLFEGTKAYKRDNGRLFLFRPHLNAIRIQIGAERMCMPCPSTDQFVDAVKQIALANKRWVPPPGKGSLYIRPLLFGSGPVLGLAPAPEYTFLVYASPVGNYFKEGTAPLKLIVEEDFHRASRGGAGGVKSITNYAPVLQAIRNARGRGFSDVLYLDSVNKRYIEEVSSCNIFLVKGKVISTPVAFGTILEGVTRKSIMDIATDLGYQVEERLIEADELISADEVFCTGTAVGVAPVGSITYKGKRIEYKISSELTCKQLYSRLVGIQIGLIEDKRDWIVEIE; encoded by the exons ATGCCAACTGATTATATGTATGTGACAAAAAGCACTGAAGATGGGCATTTCGAACGAGGCCAACTTAATCGCTATGAGAATATCCAATTGAGCCCCTCTGCTGGTGTCTTAAATTATGGACAA GGGCTGTTTGAAGGAACAAAAGCCTATAAAAGAGATAATGGACGCCTGTTTCTATTCCGTCCTCATCTGAATGCAATCAGAATACAGATTGGAGCTGAAAGAATGTGTATGCCCTGTCCTTCCACGGATCAATTTGTGGACGCTGTGAAACAAATTGCTCTAGCTAACAAGCGATGG GTTCCTCCTCCTGGAAAAGGATCTCTATATATTAGGCCTCTGCTTTTTGGAAGTGGACCTGTACTCGGATTGGCTCCAGCACCTGAGTACACTTTCCTTGTTTATGCTTCCCCTGTGGGAAACTATTTCAAG GAAGGAACAGCACCATTGAAGTTGATTGTCGAGGAAGATTTTCATCGTGCCTCACGTGGTGGAGCTGGTGGAGTCAAAAGCATTACTAACTATGCCCCT GTTTTACAAGCCATAAGGAATGCAAGGGGGAGAGGATTTTCTGATGTATTGTACCTTGATTCTGTAAATAAGAGATACATTGAAGAGGTCTCTTCCTGTAACATTTTCCTTGTGAAG GGAAAAGTGATTTCAACCCCAGTAGCATTTGGAACCATTCTTGAAGGAGTGACAAGAAAAAGCATCATGGACATTGCAACTGATCTTGGATACCAG GTTGAAGAACGTTTAATCGAAGCTGATGAATTGATTAGTGCCGATGAAGTCTTCTGCACAGGCACTGCAGTTGGTGTTGCTCCCGTAGGTAGTATTACTTATAAAGGCAAAAG GATTGAGTATAAAATAAGCTCGGAGTTAACATGTAAGCAACTTTATTCGAGACTCGTAGGGATACAAATAGGCCTAATCGAGGACAAGAGGGATTGGATTGTTGAAATCGAatga